The following nucleotide sequence is from Roseivirga sp. BDSF3-8.
ACCAACCTGGTAGAGCATACGGTAATAAACGGGAAGGTCGTCTAAGGAATTTAAAGTCTGGTAGGGTTTTCCAGCCCAGCACTTTACGAATGACACGTAGCAAGCTTATCCGGTACGTCCTCAGCCTGTTACCCGATTACAAACGGTATAGCCGGACTCCATTCCTCTCATAGCATGATCAGGGCTAGTATAGTAATCCATTCAGTCTCTATATGAAGCCCCAACTCAAAGCTTTCAAAAACTCTGTAACTCATCAATTCTGAAACTCAACTACTCAATCATTCATCCATAAAAAAAGGAGGGGAACCACCCCCTCCTTTAACTTATGAAAAAGAAAAAACTAAAACACCGGAAGGACGGCTCCGGTTACCTTTCTGCTACGGCTGCCATTATATATAAAATACATAGGCAGACGAGCCTCTTACTGACATATTCATAACACAATGGTCCGAAAGCGTATGGGGCCCTGGCAAGGCAAATAATGGATAGCTGGTATACATGGAATGTGCATTTAGAAACTCCCACTTCCAAAAATTGCCTTTAGCCTGTGATAGCCAGCTTCCATGCTGCATTGCCGGGCCCCTACTTCTTCTATTACTTTGGCTGCCTGCATCATACAGTCAGTTTGCTCTTCCGTCAGAGCCTTCTCATTACATTTCGTTTGCTGGTGATTCATTTTTCTGGTTTATCGTTAAATTGTATATCCACTTTTAATACATTCTCCTCATCCACACTCCATAGTATCTGACCCTGTTGCTGGCCCATTATAAAGTGGCCCGCCACTGCCACCTGCTCCAATATATCTGCATGAGCTCTTTTATTGAGCATTCCTGCCGGGTTATTGAGCCCCTGCACACTGGCTGCAGGGACCAGACATGGCCCCCCCGTTATCACTATGCCTCTCCCTTCTTTATTATTTTTCGTACTCAGCACCATGCGCCCCATAGGGCCTATCATGCGCAGCATCTGCTGCAGTACCGATCTTACCAGCAGGTTTATTAGGTAAGAGTCCGCCTTCACACCCACCGGTAGCATACTGTTTTTTACCTCTATTGTATGCTCATCTGCCTGCAGGCTCGCTGCTGCTGCGCCCTCCCTCACTATCAAGCTCAGGTCTACCGGCACCAGTAGAGCATCTATATATAGCCTTTGTCCATTCAGCCACTCCAGCAGCTCCATTATATGAGCATCATATAGCGACACCTCCTTTATTATGCGGTCAGTTTCTTCCGTACTGCCTGTATCCTGCAGTATTTGTAGCCTTTTCAGCGCATTGTGCATCAGCTTACGTACCGGTCTCGTACCCATCAGCAGCAGTGTGCTTTCCGCCCTTCTTACCTGCTCCAGCCTTTCCGTCACCCCCCTGGCATCACCTAGTACCTGGTATTTATCCACCAGCTTCTTCCGCATTGTGATGATATCCCACGCCACCTCATGTATGAGTGTGTTTTGGCGGGTCTCATTAAGCACCTTTCGTACGTAGCTTACATTATATCCCGTTATACGTGCTATATGGTGTATATCACCATAAGGCATCAGTTGCTCAGTTAGCCTTTTGGTTTCTTTCATATAGAAAAGTGGTTTATCAATAAGTCAGCGATACTGACCACTATGTGCAGCACCATCTCCCAGTCCATCCCGTATATAATTCGTTCAATTCTGTGGCGTAAGCGCATATCAGGGTCATATGTCTCGGGTTATGGTTCATTTCAAAGTTATAAACATATTTTGTAACAAAAATTAAATGTCACTTTTATAAGCCATATTTTTAAATAAATGTATATGTAGAAACATTTTGTCCTTCATTTGTATCTCTTTTTACATTATACTTAATAAGATGAGGCCCGCGGCATGCGCCCGCGGGCCTCTGATTCAACCAGTCATAGTCGTATTATTTATTAGGTTCCTCTTTGGGTAACATAATGACAAACTCCACTGTGTCCTCGTCCATTTTTTGCCATCTTACCTCTCCACCCAGCGTATGCGCCACATACTGGCACATGGCCGTGGCACTACCTACTCCCAATATGCTACTACCCCAATCCGGCTGGAGGGCATTATATTTTTCCAGATCACTGGTAGAGGCAGGGCAGGGGCTGCCCGATATCAGGAGTAGGTTTCGGTTTGTATTATAGTCTATCGTCACCAGCCCCTGCTTAGTCAGGTAGCCCACCGCCACCACCGCCGTCCTTACCAATAGCTTAAACAGCACCACGTCTGTCCGGATTTTGGGCATGTTATCAGATGCAAGTATACCCACCTCCGGCACCCAATCCTGGTCAGGTCCAAATAGCAGTGCATATGATACCGCATGCCAGAGGCTCACTTCCCGTACCAGTGGCGATAGCAATAGCCGCTGGTGGCCCATCCATTCGCCGGTTTCCATCAGTTCATGACGCAGTTCGCCTATCCGGTTATGTACTTCATTTGTAGTGAGTGCTTTAAAGTCCCGCTGCAGCGCCGCCAGACCATCGCGTGCAGGTTCCAGTATAAGCTGTAGCGTACGCTCCTCTATATCCGGTCGGTGTGCATCTCCGCTATTTAGGGCCACATGGTGGTACTTAGCCTTCAGTTGCTTCTTCAGGTTTACCAGATCCCTGGCCAGGTTATACACTATTAGGTTTTCGCTTTTTTGCCGAAGCACGCGACGTACATAGCGCGGCGTATAGCCCGTTATGGCCGCTATCGTCTGCACATCGCCTTTGCGGCTTAGCATATCATATATTGGAGGTTGTATGGCCATAGCTGTAGGTAGGCTGTAAAAAAGCAGCGGCACCCGCCGCTGTTCTGTATCATTTGTCAAATAGATGAAGACTGCCGGTTGTACACCGGCTGGGTGACAATTGCTTCTTTTTGTCACACCTTATCCAATTCTGCGTAATTGTAGCTTATAATTGAGACAAATACAAATAGTCACTAAATATTTTCACTAAAAAGGTTATTAAGTGATCTTTGTGACATTACTAGCTAAGGTCGCCACCATTTGTGTGGTTTTTAACTAGAAAAGGTATATTTGACTCACCTATGGATACTCAGCAGCTTACTCAAAACATAATAGCCCTGCGCAAGCGCTTCGGGCTCAGGCAGCAGCACCTGGCCGACCGCCTCGACATAAGCCGCTCTACCCTGGCTATGTATGAGACAGGCAGGCGGGACGTTCCGCCTGAGAAGCTCCGTATCATGGCAGACCTATTTGGCGTTACAGTACGCGAGCTGCGAGAAACAGATCTGCGCCACGAGGCCCAGATACAAAAAAAGCTCAGCGCCACCCTTATGGACAAGGACCGCGAAGAGCTTAATAATATGTCTCGTAGCGAGCTTACCGAATACGCCCTTGGCCTGTTATTGGATAACAAACAGCTTATAGCCGAGCTTGCTTCCTATCGTAGCATGATCAGGGCCATTAAGAGCAACATCTCCACCCTGCCCAAAGACTCCCACAACCCCACCGACCTGTAATTCAACCTACCCACTCCTAACTAAAAACTAACCACTCAAAACTCTCTTACTCTGTTACTCAACAGTTCTATTAATCAATTACTTCATCACCATACTAAGGGCAAGTCAAACCGGCCATCGGTTACCCGCAGCGTATCGCACATCTCGTTCACGGCGGTGTATTCAAAGGTGCCCGACACGTACTCATCGAATGGATTGAAATCGCTTACTTCTACCCAGCCCTCGATATTGTCCCAGGCGCGGTAGTCGCAGACATCCTCGCCGCTACCAATGCTAAATTGCATGTCTGAAGAAGGAAAATAGTAAATTTCTTCTTCTCTATTAAAAGGGGTAATAGCAACACTTATACTAGCTTCCAAGTCCCGAAAATCAGCAACCATATCTATCAAATCATCCGTCGAATAATCTGCCAAAGTATTAGGATAATAACTGACAAAGGCCTCCCCATTTATGAGGCAGCCAAAGGTGCCTTTGCCTTCGGTGGTAAGCGGGGGCAGTTGCTCTATGGGGGGGATGGGCGCGGGCTTCGGGTCATCGTCATTGCCCCCGAACAGGAAGCAGCCGGGGAGTATAAGCAAGGCAACAATGAAGAATATGCTGGTCAATCGGTACATAACAAGTTTAGTTTAATCGTAATAAATATACGGGTATTTTTCCAATAGGTAGGACAAGAGAAGGAGGCGACCCCCTGCAGGCTGTGCCCGGGGCCACCTCCTTTTATCTGATTGATGTTAGTCTATAATAAGCTGCTCGGTCACAGAGCCACCCTTCCACCATAGCTCGATGGTGTACAGGCCTGCAGGCAGGTCGCTCACGTCCAGGGTATAGGCGGGAGCGTGGTCCTGCTGCTGCCGTACGGTCTGCATGCGGTTATCGCGTATCCGCACGCGGTAGAGGTTACGGCCGGGCTGCTGACCTGCCTCCTGCGGGAAGCGTACGGTAATCACATTCCCTGCGGGGTTAGGATAAAACTCCGGCAGCACGCTGCGCTCGGTGGGCTTGTCCGGACTCTCGCAGGGGTCTGTGACCGTACCGCAGGGCTCAGACAAACCTCCGCAGCTATAGCCATTGCCACTGACGCATACATCGATGTAGTCGGTAGCGAAGTTGCAGCCATTGCGCAGCTTCACCATCACCCGGGCGGTGCCGGTGGTGGTGGGGGTGATATTGGCCTTCCAGCCGAGGTTTTGTACCTGCCAGCCTTCGGGCACCAGCCACTCGTAGCTCTCGACATTGCTCACGGCAGAGACGTAAAAGGTGGTCTCGGAGCCCAGGGACAGGGTGCTACTGCCCTGCAGCTCGCCGCTCAGGGCCTGCTGGTCCAGGTCGCCTACGCTCAGGTAAGCCGTAGGGGTACGGTAGGTACCGCAGTCTCCTGCATCCAGGCTTACCCGTATGCCATAGCTTGTACCCGTCATGCCTTCGGGTGTGCGTACGGTAAGGGTATTGCCGCTTTCGGCGATGACCTCCAGGCGCTCATCGGCGATCCAGGTGAGGGGAAAGCCGAAGGGGTTATTGACGGACAGGGTGACCTCATCGCCGCTGCACACGGTGCCGGGCAGGCTTACCTCCGGCCGCCAGCCGCAGCGGCCCGCGCAGGGCTGGCCCAGGCTCAGGCCTTCCAGCTCACCAGCCAGCCACTGGCCTTTTGTCTGCGAGAGCAGCAGGTGGGGCTGGTTGGTGACGTTCTCGGTAATGTAGTTC
It contains:
- a CDS encoding helix-turn-helix domain-containing protein; the protein is MDTQQLTQNIIALRKRFGLRQQHLADRLDISRSTLAMYETGRRDVPPEKLRIMADLFGVTVRELRETDLRHEAQIQKKLSATLMDKDREELNNMSRSELTEYALGLLLDNKQLIAELASYRSMIRAIKSNISTLPKDSHNPTDL